The nucleotide window TTGCATGTGAATAAGGTGACAGTCCTTTACATAATTTTGGTCCAATGATATCATTTGAGCATTCAACAAATTGTTGGCCATGTTGAAATCTCTAAAAGTTAGAATGAATGTTGGTCCAATCAACGAAAAACATAGAGACACTTAATACTCAAATATAGCAAAAGCCAATTGTGCACTATATGTGATCACACAATTCAATGCTCATTCACGTGGTTGTAATCAGATTATTTGATCATAGCTGGCATCATTGTAATGAATTTAATTTCTATTGGACCTCACATGCTGTTGCTTCTATTTAATCAACTGTTGCTTCTTTTTGATCGAGATTCACATGCTCACATGACCGATTGAATGTTGAGCCTTCCTAAACCACCAATGATGACCAATAAATATATTGACCACTAATAATTGCATGGATTGAAACTGTGATCTGTGACTTGTCGGCCATAGACTTCCTTGTGCATGTGATTTCAAGGTTCAATGAATTAACAACAACAGGCCACCATGTAAAAATTGTTGGGTTCTTTTATCAACACATCAGTTAGCGGCCCGATACACTTGTCAGCCCACTAAGAACACCGGTCCAATAAGATGGTAATAAGAAATAATAGCCGGCCATGACTTTAAGAAGCATCTGAATGAAATTATTGTCACTCGATTGGTTCTTTTGTTATGTCAAGTCATGACAGTAAGTGTTAGACTATTGGtgtggtttttatttatttagcaTGTCGGCCACACACACAACTGAATTGGGCCGAAAGGAGTGTTGGGCCGGTGGTAGATCACATGTTCAGTAATGCAAAACAAAataagggttttcggcccaagctTGGATTTCGGCCCAAAGTGATTTCGGCCACCTAGTGATTTCGTTGATTGTTTGTACAGTGAACACTAATAAGTTAAGGATGCGAACGATGTTAAATAATTAACCTTGTTAAGTACGGACGGCGTTAAGTATGTAACTCTGTTAGTTATCAACTATGCTAGTTGTTAATTCAGTAAACACGTTAACTCTATTAGACATGCAACATTGCTAGTGTGTGAGTCCTGTTAAGTGTGTTAACTTGGCGAAGTAAGTTAACTGCCTGTTAATCTTGTCAAGCATGATTTGTATGGTTTTGACTAACTGCGTATATGATATGTGAAAACTGCTTAAATACACACTTCGTGACATGAATGACATACGAACTTGAACTGATttaatatacatgcatactataggatgtgattgattactcgtgagcacatagtttagcataccgagcaaaccaaggtgagttcacactcttacaaaggcatgggattcccaagggcttgggaatggggttaaaggaatgagattgactagattcgtacatacactgttactagactaccataccagcgtcctcggtggtgcaggacacatacgtaaacctacgtatgcttatactacttactgtcctcggttgtgcaggacacatgcgtaaagcccacatatgcatatgcttcttactgtcctcggttgtgcaggacccctacgtaaaatctacgtatacttatactcactactatcctcggttgtgaaggatactcacgtaaaacctacgtgtatttatacttactactatcctcggttgtgaaggatacttacgtaatcctacgtaaagcttgtacgtactactgttctcgattgtgaagaacacttaaggttacgaatagtctagtggttatacaacatgggaagcccccaccaatagaacgtactatcggcccagtagagccacatgttacaaacgaacttactatttcgcatttactttctgtgaactcgctcaactagttgttgatcctctgttacatgccttgcaggtcgtaagatacatggagcttgcacagggaggagctggtcgttgtgggcttggatcgtgattgtcttgttaaacacttacgacatttgatactttattgtgatgggttttaattatacgcttccgctaaacaacgatagcttacttatgttttggaacacctttcatatggatttggtttggtttaatggcaattacttttactatatatattgttctatatgattggtggcttgatcctggtcagtcacgctcccaaacAATGTGTTTCGCCATGTCGGTTTCGCCATCAAAAGTGTTTCGCCAATACATATGTTACGCCGCAACCATAGCAATAATACAGAATCTTAAAGtaatcatcaaaaaaaaaaaaaaaacataacatgcAATCCATGGAGAAAAAGAATAGTCTAATTATTTAAGTCCTGGCCAACCACTACAAATCACCTCAAGGGGTGATTGAACCATAACTGTTAGTGGTCTGCATCAGGTATTCACATGGCCCCTTGTATTTTATTTGATTCATATAGATTGCCCCCTCACAAACCCTTCCATTCATTATCCGACCAAAACTGAAATACAAACACACATACATATGATCAAACCTGACAATGCACATGCACTAAAGACAAAAGTGGCCACCCAAGACTTTAGTTAACTCACATATGATTGGACCGATTATATGATGGGTTGACacacatactcactacacatgtcTTTTGATTCTAATAAGACCAACACCAATCTACAACAATTCTACTGGACCAACATATCATGCAAATCGGTTCAATCATCATATGCTCACATCATTACATAGCAAGCACATGGCTACTGACATGATAACATGCAAATATATGAATCTATTTTAGTATGTCAAGGGTAATCATATCAGTTGCCTTAGTGGATATTTATCAACATAGTGAAATCAAAATCAATGGCCGACAAGCCCCATGATGTATGGATCCTATGTGACAACCCGCAAAAtttcaggtactgtacaaattaattaaccctaattatgtgcttaatgactgtgcttgattacatctgacacTTTTAACTGCTTACTGAGTTatgtcatatacatacatgtgcattatttacatacagtcactccaattaTTTCATATAGACTCTTAGTGTCAAAccggatgcacaaagcacagttagcgcagtaagcggataactcagacacatgctgacaatgccagcacttagacagatactatttttaggccagtgtGGGCCAGAGTTAaatcactacaccagtatggagtatAGGGAAGTGAGAaatataagactatgtcactaggtgacagtttgagtgccggaaagtgcctaaaacgcaatttaattacagaattccacaTTTTTAATAACAATTCAGTTTTTAACACGCTCATATTATTCATAATATTGACCAAAtagtcctggacactttcctaagtgttggaattaatttcgttacaaaaagatgcacaaaagacgctttacgggtcaattaaacgctttaacggaacgatgcgaaaccgaacaaccagacattacccgggacatgaaaatattgttagaaatattattttagtattttaaattaatcatggtcacaaaaatccccatgcaccatgcaaacatgacatacacccactatacttgtaaatacccttaagtTTGTAGTAAAtacctactaattaacaaaatatttacactttaccccccccccccataaccgaaaaTCTGCCCCAAATAATTAGTAGATATTTTGTTTAAATCCTTGTAAGAAGAATCTTGCTTCCATTGGTCATTTTCCTTGTCATAATTTCCCTACAAACCTAAGTGCACATTTCCAAGATATACTCATCATTCCCTCAAGATTCACacttctctctctcctctccctctaaAAATCGGCCCATACCCCCCTCCCCCATCTCACCACAACTGATTTTCATCTTCATATACCTTCACAACTTCATCTCTTTCACTAGTAAACTCCATTCAAAGCTCCAAGACCCTCCATAGAAGTAAGAAGTtgaagtgctctcaagaagctttgttcaaggcctttctcaccatcatttcttgtcatctcatcctaagattacaaccctagccttgtgctagtagtaagttcatTCATACTCTTGcctcacttcgattcttgttcgattgttgattgttttgctCACACAAGaactcaaacagcttgctgagttggatttccagccaacttcaacaggctgtaacgggatcattttaagtcgaaaagtGGATTTTCAAAAGCCTAAAATGAatgttttggaataactaaacaaatggcactggaatcataatttttcgagaccgtttactatttttaaaagattatttttggacagcagctcaagctgcatttttgttgcagaaaaagtgggttactttcggagtcataaccttaaacctgaataaaatcaactcatgaaatttttacagtagatagacaccattgtcaggacgaccctccaactggaatttcgtcaaacggacttacggttgatttttagcgaatatttccgtaaactgtgatcagaaggtaacaaatctgattgcagtcaagaaaatgattttttataaaatatgggtaacgaattggactctgatatttttacacaataaactttggaacatatgtcatattctgtaaaaatttggtgatttttagaaaagggtaactattttataaaaatcctcgaaaacagccctgtttcgagtaataaagctgaaatgaagtatgtaaagttttgtatgtctatatgttgGTTTGATTATTGTAAATGAACTATTGATTtcatataaaagaaaatgatatgctattaaagcatggacacctctatttacagaggagactctgccgaaattttccgagaatccgaacacttagtaaaatcttcgagaaaatagatacgaaatagttgtctaactatttttctacgaacgctatttaagttaaaataattattattgttttaacgaaataataccaaagtaacataaatcaaaacactaaactctaagccaaggcacggcccgttcgtctaatagacattagtacgttgtaggttgtcgtgtagcggaaagagtttaagttcgagtcaagacgcactaaggtgagttcatgaccccctattcctttactgttttcagttttatacttcgggggtggaatacatgtttacaaattatttcagacttttatatacatggtatggatagcttagggagggttttacactactagatcatgtgaagggtgggcacaacacttgaggccattaatccttgttataggaccaagggacacaagagtgatagatctatttgggtgtagcaagcccacacccgtgaggccggggcggcccatagtggtgactgtgtcttccagccggaagcccggtaacaaatatgctaggtttgagtttccctgcacctGTTCACACATACCGGTGGCTTTGCAAACCGtcggtgatctctttttccttattgctacataccagggacaaaTTTTTACTTACAGACATACTAAACGGTTTTATATACATAAGACTTactcatgaactcgctcaaccttttgttgactttttaaaactgcatgtatttcaggaaattaagttggatctggcaagtgatgcatgattagctgcgtactaaataaggatgtcatccggagtcgtaggtttgggaagtgtaactcctTCTTGGACGAGTTGCATTGTCTCAAATCTTTGTGTTGTTGGTAGTCTAtcgtcgagtcttatgaactcatttttaaTCAAGTCATGTTTTGTAAACGTATCTTGTGCTTGATGTTGTTTCAaaacaatatgttatgcattttcaattattttaatggatgaacatcaaatattttatcatatagcatgttgtgattgttgctatggtattaagaagtcacaccaaataaacccacgcttccgcaaaagccagggtgtgacagcttggtatcagagcctcgatcatagcgaactaagattcattctcgagtctagactatgatcactagggctctcacgaaaatgttttcaaacgtttttatatttgcatacactaaaagtccagatccagggcacaaactttttacaaacaaaaggtcacaaatacttttttttcaaaatttttgatatcagtcttagagactgagggagttcagtcttagagactgggggattcaatcttagagattgggatgtttagccttagaggctggggaaaaatttgagtcttagagactaggaggttggtcttagaggccagggagttagtctgagagactagggaattcagtcttagagattgagtgggatagtctgggaagactaggatgcatacatgatctcattattatttgtttacatgcttatcttatttgtgtgcatatgttgtggatgtgttacagacaccatggcatcATCCGATAGCGGAGTATCCGATGCGAGTGACCCGAGGACTTATACCTCTGATGACGAGATGGATACCGATTCAGGCGTTTTcacctcagactacacgagcacaGATGAGGACGACTTTCAGCCTTTTGCCCTACCAGACTTCGGAGATGATATACCCTTAGCTGATGGTCCACCAGGGGAGGACCTACCCCTTGTTCCGGTCCCTGCCCCTCTTCCGTTTGCTGCCGTTCCCTTGGGGGAACAGCTCCTCGACGCGATACCTGATGATGACATCGACCTACTCAtcgagggtcccccggagggagACCAGGATGGTGGGGCCCCGATGGAGGGCGGTGTTCAGCCTGTTGATATTCCTGTTGTTGATCCTGTTGTCCCCATAGTCGAGCTTCCTGATATGGAGGTTCAACCTGATTCATCCGCTTCAGATTCTTTTGAGTCTGTAGCTTCTCATATCCCACCATTGGGATTCGGTTACATCCCTCGCAGGGACGCTGATGAGGAGATGGAGATTGAGCAGCCTGCTGAGGTTCCCGCTCACCCAGATGATCCGATTCCAGCCGTGCTTGCCGATTATCAGCCTGCTCCAGTTGTTTCCGAGCCTGTTCCTGTCACTGATCTTGTTCCTTTTTCTGATGCACCCGTTGTTGCACCACCAGCTGTTGGGATCCCCGATTTAGCACCCATACCTGATCCCATGGCGATATTTGATGATCTTGCCCCGTTTGCTACACACATGGACCCGAGGTACGCCAACTCCAGCAATGGATGGATCGAGGATGATGACTACCCAGCATACGTGGTCCCAGTCACTCCCCCTCCTGCACCTGTCACTGTACCCTTCGATGCTCCCTTGTTTCCTTCGTCCACATCCGATGCTTACCGCACCGACCTTCCTATCACCTTCATTCAGGACATTCCTCCGCCCCAACCTGGGGAGGGATCGTCGAGCCAGCTTTTCGGGCACACCCCATTCATGCCAGAGGTTAGCCAGTTTTTACCGCAGGTCCCTTATTCAGACTTTGTTCCACCAGTGTCACTTCCTGCACCTCTCGAGACCCAGTTACCATATGTTACTTCACAGTTTGCACCTACCCCACCTGCTACACTCTTGGCTCCAGCCCCGATGGATGAGCCCTTCCTTCGGTTAGTACCCCACGTCATGCCTGTATCCGACCCTTCCCATCCATTCCAGGTCGGATACTCTGTAGAGGACACGCTCGCGTCACTGCAGTCACGGCGGGACGCCTTGAGACAGTGTGTCCAGCGATTGGAGAGGACTCCACATCCCCATTGTCCCTGCCAGGCTCTGTTTTCAGCATCCCACACATCTTTTCCTCCGTCTCAGGAGTCAGATGTTGCTTCCGTGTTGCGTTTTGCCTATGCACTCGAGGAGGACTTGATGCAGTTGCGCCGATTGATTCTTTCTCGTttctctcctcctcctcctccaccgtcAGTTTAGGGGTATACTCAGCGACAGAGATTTCAGGCCAGCTACTTTTAGTGGGAAGACAGTGCTAGAACCAAGATTATGAAGACTTTTTTTGAAGGCCACGATTTTAGTTTTGGTTTATTTGTATTTGTACTCAGACACATATTTTGGCACGTGATAAAATTGTGACACTTTATTGATGGTTTGGTTATGAAACATTAGTTGCAAGTCTTTTAATTTCATGTATCGTTGATTATTTGTTGTgattatgacatgagatgttatgcgAATGATGAATGATACTACATATACGTACGATTattatacttactatgacctgaccgatGTGGAACATCCTCTAggaaatgcctcctcgacgtgacgcACGCATGCCGACCACCCAGGCAGAACTGCAAGGAATCATCGCTGCCGCTATTGCGCAGTATGCTGCTTCACAAGGAGAGACAAGCGACAACATTCCGAACAGCAACAACAACCCTCCCAACGGTTGTACCTACAAGCAATTCCTAGATTGTAAGCCCTTGAACTatgacggcactgggggtgctgttgctttcgttagGTGGACAGAGAAGACGGATTCTGTgataaggatgagcaagtgtgctcccgagcacCAAGTCACATACATCTCAGGGCTCTTTCTTGATGgtgccctatcttggtggaaccttcaagtaCAGACCCTGGGGGAAGCAGCGGCGTATGCTATGACATGgactgagctgaaggagctcatgaggaagaaataCTGCTCTCGGGCCGAGATACAGAAactagaaactgagttctggcacctcaAAATGGACGGCCCAAAGATTGCTGAATATGTGCAAAGGTTTCACGACTTGTCACGCGTTGTGCCGTATATGGTTGAGCCTGAGTTTAAAcgcattgagcgtttcatttggggattggcaccccaaatcatgagcatggtaacgacGTCCAAGCCCCCAACGATTACCGAAGctattgatctcagtgtggcacttACAGAGGAAGCCATCAGATTGAACAAATTTTCAATCTCTGAACCGAAAAAGAAGGAAGCACATGTTGAATCGTCGCCAAGTGAGAACAAGAGGAAGTTCTCAAATTTCAAAAAGGGCACAAGCAGTGTTAGCAAGAGGGAAGGAGGAAGCGCACCAGCCAGGGCCGGAAATGGTGCCGAAAACAGAGGAAGaggatacatgggcactctgcccaagtgtggtaCATGTCAGTTCCATCATCCCGGCCCGTGCCGACTCAGAAGGTGCGAATCTTGCGGAAGGACAGGCCATTCAAAGGAGACGTGTTGGGTTGGATCAGGCCAAGGTGGCCAAAGGggttacaataacaacaaccgcGGTAATGGAAACAGACCGCAAGGAGGTAATGAGGGAAACGGAAATCGTGGGAATGCcccgaatcaagctggtaaccggGGAACAAACGGAAATCGAAACGGGAATGGTAATGGCAATGGCCGAGGGCCAGGATGCTTCAACTGCGgggacgttgggcacttcaagagagaatgcccaAAGCTAAATCAAGCGCAAGGCCGAGTTTTTAACATCGGTGCGAGGGAAGCACGCCAAGAtccgaatgttgtcactggtacgttccctataaatcaacgctatgcatctgttctttttgatactggtgccgattatagtttcgtatcgttagactttaagaatatgcttggggtAACTActagtaagttagacgttccATACTCAATTGAATTGGCAAATGGAGACCTAGTTGAAACGGGTGAAGTTATCAGGGGATGTATAATAGAATTGGGAGGACACAAATTTTCGCTAGATCTACTGcccgtcgagttgggaagcttcgacgtggtaatagggatggattggctgtctagcaACAAAGCCGAAGTGGTTTGTCATGAAAAGATCGTCCGCATCCCGGCGGAGAatggagagacgattgtagttcatggagagaagcgcgatacgccattaaggatcattagctgcttgaaagctaggaagtgtttgaagaaaggatgtgttgccttcttggcacatatcgTTGATAAGGAGGCCGCTGAGCCAaggatcgaagacatccctgtcgtaagggaatatcctgaagtctttccagaagacttgccaggattgccgcctccaagacaagtcgaattccacattgacttagttccaggcgccgcgcctgttgctaaggcaccctatcgacttgcaccatcggagatgcaagagctgtcaacgcaactccaagagctgttagataaaggattcatcagaccaagcttctcaccttggggagctccagttttgttcgttaagaagaaggacggaagttttcgcatgtgtatagactaccgcgaactcaacaagttgactgtcaagaacagatatcctttgccaaggatcgatgacctgttcgatcaactacaaggttcgagtttttactcaaagatcgatctacgatcaggttaccatcagttgagaatacaagaggaaagtattcccaaaactgcttttagaactcgatatggacattatgagtttttggttatgccgtttgggttgacgaacgctccagcagttttcatggacttgatgaatagagtctgcaagccatacctcgacaagtttgtaatcgtattcattgatgatattttgatctactcgaagacgaaggaagagcacgagcaacacctgatagctattctagagctgcttaagaaggagaagttgtacgctaagttctcgaaatgtgagttttggttacgcgaagtccagtttcttggacatgtggttaatggaaaaggaatccatgtggatcccaccaagatcgaggcgatcaaggattgggagtccccgaagacgccaaccgagattcggcaattcttaggtttggcggggtattatcGTAGATTCATtgaagatttttctaagatcgctcaacctctgaCCGCACTtactcagaaagacaagaagtttgattggagcgacaagcaagaagaagcgtttcagttgttgaagaacaagctttgcgacgcaccgattttatccctacccgaaggaacggacgacttcgtggtatattgtgacgcctcgcgtcagggtttaggctgcgtgttgatgcagcgacagaaggttatagcttatgcttcgcgccagctgaaagttcacgagaagaactacaccacgcatgacttggagttaggcgctgtagtgttcgcattgaagatctggcgacactatctgtatggaacaagatgtacaatcttcactgatcataaaagtctacagcacatcttcgatcaaaaggagcttaatatgagacagagacgctgggttgaactgttgaacgactacgactgtgagatcaagtatcacccaggaaaggcgaatgtagttgctgacgccctaagtcgaaaagaaaggattaagcccataagggttagggctttagagatgattgtTCAGACAGATctctcgttgcgcattcgtgccgcgcaaagAGAGGCTTTGAAAGTAAGCAATATCGAGaatgagtatctccgtgggatggagaaacaaTTGGTACCAAATGAGGAAGGAACCTTGTGTTTTAtgagacgaatttgggttcctctgtgtGGAGGGTTAAGAAAAGTTATATTCAATGaggctcacaagtcgcggtactcgattcatccaggagcggataaaatgtaccaagatctcaaggatttctattggtggcccaggatgaaaggcgatgttgcagtatacgtcagcaaatgtttaacttgcgccaaggtgAAGGTTGAGTACCAAAAACCCTCAggtcttctgcagcaacctgaaatacccaaatggaaatgggaacagatttccatggacttcatcACAAAACTGCCAAGGACGCCTAAGGGtcatgatacaatttgggtaattgtagaccgactgacaaagtctgcgcacttcctgccaatcaaggagaaggacaacacgagtaaactggccgaaatatacatgagagagattgttgcacgtcatggagtgcctctctcgattatctctgatagagatggacgcttcgtatcaaggatttggcaatccttccaagaagcttttggttctcagttaaacttgagtacagcatttcacccacaaacggatggccaaAGTGAGAGAACTATTCAGACGTTAGAGGATATGCtaagagcatgtgttatggacctaggtggtagctgggacaatcatttacccttggtcgaattctcgtacaacaacagctaccacacaagcattggagcagcaccattcgaagctctttacggacgcaagtgtcgatcaccactatgttgggctgatgcgggtgataggcagcttgttggccccgaaatcgtccaagagacgacagacaagatcgcaCAGATTCGAAAACGCATCGAGGCAGCTCGCGACAGACAAAAAGCCTATGCGGATCCAAAGAggaagcccttggaatttcaagttggggatatggttttgttaaaggtttcaccctggaagggtgtggcacgctttggaaagcgtgggaagttgaatccgcgttacattggTCCTTTTAGAATCCTGcgaaggattgggcttgtagcctacaagttggacctacctgctgaactcaacggtgttcacgatacattccatgtatcaaatttgaggaagagtccgacacaagagacagttgtcattcctgctgacgaggttcatatcgacgacacactccactttgtgGAGGAACCGGTTGAAGTTACGGATTGGAAGATTAATAAGACAcgtcggagcagtgtcaagctagtcaaagttcgatggaatgcacgacacggcccagaattcacgtgagaacgtgaggatcgtatgaaggccAAATATCCacatttatttcccaagacccctgcaactaggaGTAGGacataaaatttcgggacgaaattttcttaacagggggagaatgtgacaacccgcaaaatttcaggtactgtacaaattaattaaccctaattatgtgcttaatgactgtgcttgattacatctgacacTTTTAACTGCTTACTGAGTTatgtcatatacatacatgtgcattatttacatacagtcactccaattaTTTCATATAGACTCTTAGTGTCAAAccggatgcacaaagcacagttagcgcagtaagcggataactcagacacatgct belongs to Helianthus annuus cultivar XRQ/B chromosome 5, HanXRQr2.0-SUNRISE, whole genome shotgun sequence and includes:
- the LOC110943057 gene encoding SH3 domain-containing protein C23A1.17-like; protein product: MASSDSGVSDASDPRTYTSDDEMDTDSGVFTSDYTSTDEDDFQPFALPDFGDDIPLADGPPGEDLPLVPVPAPLPFAAVPLGEQLLDAIPDDDIDLLIEGPPEGDQDGGAPMEGGVQPVDIPVVDPVVPIVELPDMEVQPDSSASDSFESVASHIPPLGFGYIPRRDADEEMEIEQPAEVPAHPDDPIPAVLADYQPAPVVSEPVPVTDLVPFSDAPVVAPPAVGIPDLAPIPDPMAIFDDLAPFATHMDPRYANSSNGWIEDDDYPAYVVPVTPPPAPVTVPFDAPLFPSSTSDAYRTDLPITFIQDIPPPQPGEGSSSQLFGHTPFMPEVSQFLPQVPYSDFVPPVSLPAPLETQLPYVTSQFAPTPPATLLAPAPMDEPFLRLVPHVMPVSDPSHPFQVGYSVEDTLASLQSRRDALRQCVQRLERTPHPHCPCQALFSASHTSFPPSQESDVASVLRFAYALEEDLMQLRRLILSRFSPPPPPPSV